DNA sequence from the Glycine soja cultivar W05 chromosome 18, ASM419377v2, whole genome shotgun sequence genome:
tgggccttccagaatgtttttttgaagctggattgcttctggaggaagcaacccagctcgcctgggcgagctgggcggcaacctcctccccctttttcctataaataggttgaagggggctgttctaaggatcctggagcccctggctatgtatttcagctgttttgggtgaaaaaaattgtttccgtgaagaaaatccaagccgaggtgcttccgtaatgcttccgagatgtttccgtaagcaaattcgtgaaggttttcgtccgttcttcaccgttcttcatccgttcttcgttcttcaacgggtaagttttcgaatacgagactttcaatttattttttgttttttttaagctttcatctttatttcgttcatttttgattttttttcttctctctttaacgtgcttttaccgtttatttaaaccgttttctcacctaataaatgataaaatgaatttcaaccgatcatttgtgttgtaatctcatttaatcacttttaaaatgaaatctaaccgatcgttcacgctataacctcggttaaaccaaaaaaagtaaaataataataaaataatcaaaatatcttgaaaaataataataaaataatcaaaatatcttcgaataaaataatcaaaaagatcaatcggacgtttttctttggaagtttcctttaatgaattgattaataactaaagtgaaactaagactaaaatcaactcacaaatcaagttttgtccaaaaaatcactaaaaaccgttttaaggtccaacgccttaaacggtcctctttgcttttatcggttaacatggaccgttcaaaagcataaaatcaacatgtaactttaccgcttttgcaagaactacgtaggtctgatttcctcatcgcaattgaggatacgtaggagcaaaagccccgcttttgtcgaccaccccaagagatcgttaatggtccaaatgccttaacatttctctcctttcaccccaagagatcgttaatggtccaaacgccttaacgtttctctcctttcaaaatcaaaagaccgtttaatggtccaacaccttaaatgaccttttgttcaatcaaaatatatcttgcaaaaaagataaaaaacaacttaaccaacactttgttctgaaagaactacgtaggtctgatttcctcatcacaaattgaggaatacgtaggagcaaagggaaagcacccttgtcgaccacaaaaagagaaaaatataaaaagggcataaaagatataagaacgtaaagggaacgtaaaaatcaaagtcatgtttgcacattcgattaaaggttgtcgtcccttgtgatggacgtgtggggtgctaacaccttccccgtgcgtaaatacaactcccgaacctttcacttaaaagttcgtagatcgcgtcttttccggtttttccgacgttttcctcaaataaacgttggtggcaactccgcgcgtattcctttcgtggaacacgcatcccgcgagtctcgcgtcgccctcccgccgaagggtaggttgcgacagcggtctttctttctttttcctttttgtttcatttttatatattcacaaaattatacacctgtggtcctttatgagggaaacttacgttcaaagatttttttctttttcccaacacacacttatggtttatacaaaagtttctttatatacactcgttgctcacacacacaagaattcctttccacgcatcatttacacacaaagatcttctatacacattttccctttacatacatgtataaataaaaaacctttttcttttctttatgaacctgacttttattcacaacgcttctttctttttattaggatttttggttcattttattttatttttttaggacgatgttcctaaatgaaaaactctacacggttccggaatttcaacaaacactattgacaacaacgaaacaagtaccgacgtaacaactcaaacgatatgtatgtacaaaacaaaagtcaaaacatgaaacaaacgtcagtcccttagtcaaacgcaaaataagatgatatgtaacagaaaaaacaaatggaaacaaaaagaaatatggatcaagagatctcccaatcatgtggccccgctccctcctaagaaatcaagtaaatcggtcatctcttcgtcctcgcgggcctcatctgcctcgtcgggagcctctgctggtgcccctgctggtgcctctcctgcctgggcctcaggccaatctccaggccatgcgacctttgccctgaactggtctggagtagggcacggaaaagaagtaaagccctggctctgcaggctaagactcatctgataaagacaatcatgggtttgtacatgtgcccggtggttggccgcctgctggcaaaccaaatgccgcaaatactgctctgtatcaaacaatccggctggaccagcctgatgaggtggcggcgcgtccgcggcctgtggtgcatcaccctggacctgtctctgtgtgcagtacttctcaataaaagctcgggtgatgggcggctgaatcaccttgctaggtgtgacggggacgccgaacgactggcagagtcctgtgatcaaggcgggaaatcccagggccctgttggacttatctgggtccagagggtgcctggtaggcgccatacctgcaaatatatagatggcatctGCGATTAgctgagccacatgaatgctcatccgcgtcaggatggcgtacaccagctgacacttcggcagggggaggtcggaattatgatcgctgggcaggatgttgctgagcagcaaagtcatccatatctgagtcagggtggtcatgttggtgcgcatgatccgcacccgtctcccggcagcagttCGGGCAAAATCcggccccggtatacatagcaactgggcgatggcctcctcatcaaacccatcggaccggttccttctctggccatactcgcactcctagccctcttccagcactaaaggatatcccaggagctagtcgatagcatctgcatcgaacgggatccactgacccctcacccaggacctcatatcacgcacgccctcctctgttggccaagcattggcataaaattcaaggactatgtctggatcaaacttggccatgggggtaaccagtggtgcccatcgtcggcgaactatctcttcctggaaatcgatatactcatcgtccctgagctggacgcgtcgctcccggagaaatgaccatcccttgatggcctcgaagcgctgctggtgttcagcgctcctaaaacggtgactatcatactcgggagcggaactagttccttcggccgccttatccttcctggatctctttgaggcaagtttcctcggggccattttgggctgccttgcagcgatgttctctgcttgtttatcgccgggaaggggcaacaatcggtcggtcgtgaccctagccccactcgcatccgtccctatgtacctataagtaggaaacaaaaatacgcggccaatcgtgaccggtcctcgtcttaccttggttgatttctgccattgatttgtcttgacttctgaccatggcctgagacgattctactcctcgctatcacaagatatgcatgtgcatgtgcatgtatgaatgtttctaatgcgatgatttaaTTTTAGTGAAGgttggttagattcaattttagataagcgtttggggcaccccatacaccgagcgaagagggctcatgcttataacaaatctaaaacacaaagtttgaaaccaaagggaggactaaaacctcgcctatcttttcctctttttaaaAGATCAAGAACAAATACAGAGGAAGGGAATCCATGGAGGAAACCaggaagaacaaaaactcagaattaaaagaacatgcaacggtcccctcgattgccccagatttcaagcgtaatatcgtttaactacatcggagttcacgagcgagggcaactcctcgccatccatgtgggtgagtatcagagcacccccagaaaaagctcttttcaccacgaaaggtccttcataattcggggcccacttgcctcgattatctttaacagcgtgggacatcttcttcagcacgaggtccccctcgttgaacttgcgcgggcgtaccttcttgtcgaatgcgttctttatccttcgttgatacaaacgcccatggttcatggcggccaaacgcttaccttcaataaggttaagctggtcgtagcgtgcttgagcccattctgactcttctaggcctgactctgccattatcctctgagaaggaacctctacctcaaatgggagtaccgcctccatcccataaaccaaggaatacggcgttgccccagtagaagttcgcaccgaggttctgtacccgtgtagggcgaaaggcaacatctcatgccaatctttgtatgacactgtcatcttttgaacaatcttcttgatattcttattcgcagcctctacagccccattcatctttggccgataaggggtagagttatgatgctggatcttgaagtcttcgcacatctcctgcatcatcttattgttcagattggtgccattgtcagtaatgatcttcctggggagtccgtatcgacaaatcaactccttctttatgaatctaactaccacattccttgtgacattagtataagaagctgcttcgacccatttggtgaagtaatctatcgccacaagaatgaagcggtgaccattcgacgctttgggttcgatggccccaatgacatctattccccacatagaaaaaggccaaggggcggacataacattcagaggatgtggcggaacattgacattgtccacgtatgcctgacatttatgacatttcctgacatgagcgcagcagtcgctttccatggtgagccaataataaccggccctaaggatttttctggccatagcatgcccattggcatgtgtcccaaaggaaccctcgtggatctcctcaatcatgaagttcgcctctttggcatctacgcatcgtaggagggtcatgtcatggtttcgtttgtacaggatggtaccacttacaaagaaactagtagccaatctcctcaacgtccttttgtcattgtcagaaatccctggtgggtattctttgttctcgacatactgcttgatgtcgaaataccacggtttcccatcccgctcttcctctattgcataacaatatgccggcctgccttgagatttgaattcgatgtatggcagatccccgtgtggggcaagttgaaacatggatgccagggtggctagtgcatcagccatttgattctcttcccgaggtatgtggtggaaggaaatgtcgtcaaagtacttggctaacctcaagatgtgagtttgatagggtatcaacttcgagtccctagtttcccattctcctttcaactggcgtatgaccaaagctgagtctccatacaccttgagtagttttacatcaaaatcaatggccgcctgaaccccgagggcgcatgcttcgtactcggccatattgttggtacaatcaaaacctaatctagctgtgaaaggaatacactgatcatccggggatacaaggactgcccctactccgtggcccaaagcatttgatgccccatcgaagcaaacaatccatttgtctaggtcctcatgcgtccgcttctcttcaaatagggccatgatatcttcatctgggaactcggggtgcatcggccgataatcctggaggggtttctgggccaaataatctgctaaggcacttccctttaccgccttttgggtgacgtaaacgatatcgaattcagataatagtatcTGCCAcctggcgattcgtcccgtgagggccggtttttcaaagatgtatttcacgggatccattttggaaataagccacgtggtatggctgagcatgtactgcctaagccgatgtgatgcccaaaccagagcacaacacgtcctttccaacattgagtaattcatctcacatgcggtaaacttcttgctcagatagtagatggcttgctccttttttccagaatcatcatgctgacccaacacgcaccccatagacttgTCCAaaacggtcatgtacaggaaaagggGTCTTCCTGTTAcgggtggcatgagcaccgggggatttgcaagactctgtttgattttctcgaaggcctcttggcagtcgctgttccacaggaccgcctggttcttacgtaatagcttaaaaatgggctcacaggtaggggtgagttgcgagataaatctcgcgatataattcaacctgcctaaaAATCCCCGAActtgcttctccgtgcgtggttccggcatttcaaggatggccttcactttctcgggatctatctctatccctttctggcttacgataaatcctagcagcttccccgacttcaccccaaaggtgcatttggttgggtttagttttaattggtatttccgcaaccttccaaatagcttacgcagattgacaaggtgctcatcctcagtccgagacttggcaatcatgtcatctacgtagacctctatttccttatgcatcatatcatggaacaatgccaccatggcacgctgataggttgccccagcgtttttcagcccgaaggccatcactttatagcagaatgtcccccatagggtgacgaaagtggtcttctctacatcttcgggtgccatctttatttgattataccccgagaaaccatccataaatgagaaaagggcgaatttggctgtattatctaccaatatatcaatgtgtggcaggggaaaattgtctttaggactggctcggttcaagtcccggtagtctacacacattcgaaccttgccgtcctttttcgggacagggacaatgttggccacccactccgggtatcgtgccacagctaagaaacctgcatcaaactgcttccttacttcttctttaatttttaaggacatctcgggtttcattcttcgtaacttttgcttaaccggggaagacccaggattcaacggcaacttatgctgcacaatgtcggaatccagaccgggcatgtcttgatacgaccatgcaaagacatcttgatactcttcaagaagggttatcaagccttggtggATAGGcacggtcataccggttcctacttttacctctttcttttcctccggggtccccaagtttaccaattcggtttcttcttggtgaggcttcatttcacgttcttcctgagcgaccaacctctccaactctggtgacaggacgacctcttcctcttcctcgtttaccgtttggcttatatctcgatcgaaatcgattgtcaaaccctcgttgttaggttcctcaaagaatcgaccctcacatctataccaaacaagacaaaagaaacaaaaacatgcaaaatgatatgagaaaaggtggaaccgcaagaacagatgaaacaagatctctttgattatttaataaggtaggtttcacaaaacaaaagagaaaggaaatctataggctctaattacattgaatcagtggtatagacttctgactggcttatcacgcgccagttccccacttgggaatcggggtggcatggttgcacaaaacttggtgggtcttgag
Encoded proteins:
- the LOC114396365 gene encoding uncharacterized protein LOC114396365, yielding MCVDYRDLNRASPKDNFPLPHIDILVDNTAKFALFSFMDGFSGYNQIKMAPEDVEKTTFVTLWGTFCYKVMAFGLKNAGATYQRAMVALFHDMMHKEIEVYVDDMIAKSRTEDEHLVNLRKLFGRLRKYQLKLNPTKCTFGVKSGKLLGFIVSQKGIEIDPEKVKAILEMPEPRTEKQVRGFLGRLNYIARFISQLTPTCEPIFKLLRKNQAVLWNSDCQEAFEKIKQSLANPPVLMPPVTGRPLFLYMTVLDKSMGCVLGQHDDSGKKEQAIYYLSKKFTACEMNYSMLERTCCALVWASHRLRQYMLSHTTWLISKMDPVKYIFEKPALTGRIARWQILLSEFDIVYVTQKAVKGSALADYLAQKPLQDYRPMHPEFPDEDIMALFEEKRTHEDLDKWIVCFDGASNALGHGVGAVLVSPDDQCIPFTARLGFDCTNNMAEYEACALGVQAAIDFDVKLLKVYGDSALVIRQLKGEWETRDSKLIPYQTHILRLAKYFDDISFHHIPREENQMADALATLASMFQLAPHGDLPYIEFKSQGRPAYCYAIEEERDGKPWYFDIKQYVENKEYPPGISDNDKRTLRRLATSFFVSGTILYKRNHDMTLLRCVDAKEANFMIEEIHEGSFGTHANGHAMARKILRAGYYWLTMESDCCAHVRKCHKCQAYVDNVNVPPHPLNVMSAPWPFSMWGIDVIGAIEPKASNGHRFILVAIDYFTKWVEAASYTNVTRNVVVRFIKKELICRYGLPRKIITDNGTNLNNKMMQEMCEDFKIQHHNSTPYRPKMNGAVEAANKNIKKIVQKMTVSYKDWHEMLPFALHGYRTSVRTSTGATPYSLVYGMEAVLPFEVEVPSQRIMAESGLEESEWAQARYDQLNLIEGKRLAAMNHGRLYQRRIKNAFDKKVRPRKFNEGDLVLKKMSHAVKDNRGKWAPNYEGPFVVKRAFSGGALILTHMDGEELPSLVNSDVVKR